TCGGTGCCGTTCGGCGGCGCGCCCAGCGCCTCCGGCACGCGTTTCTTCAACAACAACAACTGGCAGCTGCAACTGAGCCAGCCGCTGTTCCGCTGGGACCGCTGGGAAACCTACAAGCAGGGCGAGCTGGCCGCGCAGGCGGGCGAAGTCACCTTCCACCAGGCCGAGCTCGACCTGATCACGCGCAGCGCGCAGGCCTACTTCGACGTGCTGGCCGCGCAGGACAACCTCTACCTGGCGCGCGCGCAGAAGAAGGCCATCGCGGAGCAGCTGGAACAGGCCAGGCGCAATTTCGAGGTCGGCACCGCCACCATCGTCGACGCCAACGACGCCCAGGCCCGCTTCGACCTGGCCACCTCGACCGAGATCGCCGCGCAGAGCGACCTGGAAATCAAGCGCGCGACGCTGCAGCAGATCACCGGCAAGCCGGTCGACGAACTGATGGGTCTGCGCGCCGAAGCGCCGATTCCCGGACCCCAGCCGCCCGATGTCAACGCCTGGGCGGCGCAGGCCGAGACCAGCAACCTTCAGGTCAACCTGGCCAGCTACAACCTCGAGACCGCGCAGCGCGAGACCAACAAGGCCAAGGCCGGGCACCTGCCGTCGGTGGACCTGGTGGCCTCGTACGGCTTCAACAACCAGACCGGCAGCGCCACGCAGGCGATCTCGACCCACTACAACGCGTCGCAGATCGGCGTGCAGCTGACCCTGCCGATCTTCGCCGGCGGCCAGATCCAGTCGCGCGTGCGCGAGACCCTGGCGCTGGCCGACAAGGCCGCCAGCGACCTCGAATTCGCCCGCCGCACCGCCGCCCAGACCGCGCGCCAGACCTACTCCGGCGTCTCCAACGGCCTGGCCCAGGTCAAGGCGCTGGAGGCGGCCGAACGCTCGGCCACCAGCGCGGTGGAATCCAACCAGCTCGGCTATGAAGTTGGCGTGCGCATCAATATCGACGTGCTCAACGCCGAAGCCCAGCTGTTCTCCACGCGACGCGACCTGGCCAAGGCACGCTACGACACCATCATGAACGGGCTGCGGCTGAAGGCTTCCACCGGGGTACTGCAGGAAGCGGACGTGGTGCAGATCAATACGCTGCTGACGTCGGTGCCGGGGTCGATGTACAAGCTGCCGGTTCCGGCACAGGCGGGCGTGAAGGCGCCGGCAAAGGCGGCTGCAGCAGCGGATCGCCGCGGTGCGCGGCGCGACGGCGGAACGCCGCGCTCCTGAGCCAACGGGCCGCAACTGCGGCCCATTTTCTTTGTGTGGTGCGGCGAAGATGCGCTGGTTGTCTCCCCCGCTTGCGGGAGAGGGGTTGGGGGAGAGGGCCGGCGTTTGCCAAGCATGGTGACGTATCACTTCGTTGAGGCGCCGGCCCTCTCCCCCGCCCCTCTCCCATAAATGGGAGAGGGGAGCAAACCAACAGCTACTGCGCACGTGTCCGTGACTCGACCTTCAGCAACTGCCAGCGGATCGCCGACGCATCCGCCGGCGGGTTCGGCACCTGGTATTCGCGCACGCGCAGCCGGTACGACACCCCGGGTTCGAAATCCAGCCCCTCGATCGGCCCGTACCACAGCTGCCACGGCGCATCCGGCGACTCGCGCCAGCGGTAGCACGTCATCTTGCCCACGCCCGTGCACTCCACACGCTGCGAATCGATATAGACGGTCTTCTCGACGCCCGCCGCCTCCACGCGCGCGCCGCGCTTGCCCACACCCTCGCGCTCGACGAACTGCAGCAGATCCCCGTCCACGGTCTTCCAGATGATCTGCCGGCCGGTACTGCCCGCCGACGGCTGCGTGCCCACGGTGGAGAACGGCGTCTGCATCGCCTTCAGCAGCGCCGACTCCAGCGCCATGCGCGGCGGCGGGCAAGCCATGCGCGTGCCGGCGATGCGGTCGAAGCGGATGCCGGTCTCGGTCTTGCCATAGCTGCCGGTAAAGCGATTGCAGCCGCTGGTGCCGCTGACCGTGCCCTGCGCGGCATCGATGCCTTCGTTGAACTCGAAAATGATCGGCTCGCCATTGTCGCCGTGCGGGATCTCGCGCACCGAGCCGTCAGGCTGCTGCCAGCGCACCAGTTCCCAGCGGCTCGGGCCGGAGGGCTGGGTCTGGTTCAGGTTGGTGCCGGCCGAAGGAAGATCGGGCGCGGTCGCAGTGGTGCAGGCGCCGAGCATGGTGGCGACAAGCACGGCGGCCGCGAAGGGAATCAGGCGATTACGGCTATCCATAAGAACTCCTGTTGCGGGGCTGCCCTGGGGCGCCCATAGCGATGTCATCGATGGCTGTGACAAGCAGCATGCCGGAAAGTGCACCCGGCCATAGACCTTCAGTTTAGCAAGCCGATCCGGCAAGGCGCTTTTGAAGCGCCCTGCCCTCCACATACATCCTGTAACGGGTAGCCACGCTCACCCGGCTAGGATGCGGAACTCCTGGAAATGCCACCGTGGCCATCCGATATAATCGCTTCGCCCCGAGCCGCAATGCCGGCGCAGGGCACCGCTCCTCAGGAGACGGCGACAATAATAAGACGGACGGAACGGCAGGCATCTCCCATGCAATCACCTTCCTCCGGAAACCTTTCTCCATGCTCTTGATGACGAGATTGCAAGGGTCCCTACCGTTGGGGATCGACAAAGCTCTGTACCTGAGCGCCTGTGTTGTCCTGGCCGCGTTTCCCGCGCTGATGTTCGTCAAGCCGTCGCTCAGCAACACCTGCTACGGGCTGTTGCTGGGGTGGAGCGTCATCGCCCTGGCTACCGGCGGCCGCGCCGCCGTGGCCGAATATGGCTGCATCCTGCGCCGGTACTGGCCCTTCATGCTGGCCATGGCGGCGCTGCCGCTGGCGCTGCTGCTCCAGCAACTGCTGACCGGCGCCGATGACCCGCATGTGCCCTATCTATACCTGCGTTTTGCGCTGTTCATCGTTCTGGTCCCAGGCCTGCTGCGCCTGGGCCGGCGCGGCATGCAGAACATCCAGTGGGGCTTCGTCGCCTGTGCATTGATATCCGCCCTGTGGCTGCATGAAGTCGCCGCGGCCGGCCGCCCCAGCCATGTCGGCTTCTCCAATGTCATTCCCTTCGGCAACCTCGCCCTGCTGACCGGCATGCTGGCCGTGATCTCCACAGGCTGGAACCGCCCTGGAGAGTATGTGCAGGTCGGGGTAAAGCTCCTGGCGGGTTTTGCGGGCTTGTATGCCTCTTATATGAGCGGCACGCGCGGGGGCTGGATCGCAGTACCCGTGCTCGTGCTGGTCTCCCTGATGGCATCTCGCAAGTTGAAACGTATCCACAAAGGAGCTGGTCTGCTTGTACTAGCCGGTTTCATGGCCGCCACCTGGCTCAGCAGCGATCGGGTGCAGCAACGCACGATGGAAACTGTATCTGAATTGTCTCAATTTGCTCACCATGTAACATTGGACACCTCCACTGGCATACGTCTGCAACTGTGGCGCGCCTCGCTCAAAATGCTACAGGCTCATCCTTGGGCCGGAGTTGGCCCAGAAAATTACGAGCAGGCTCTTAAAGGACTGGCAGAACAGCATGTAGTTACCCCGCTCGCTGCTACCATGCCGCACGCACACAATGACATCCTGCACACAGGAGCAACGCTCGGCATACCCGGATTGATTGCAATTTTTGCCCTATATCTTGTCCCTGTTGCCTTCTTTCTGTATCACCTGCGCAGTAACGACAGGGATACGCAAGTTGCCAGCGCAATGGGCCTGGCGCTGTGTTGCGGCTTCATGGTGTTTGGTCTCACCGAGGCAATGTTCGGCACAACCTTGGTCAATGCCTGCTACAGCCTGATCATGGCCGTGTGCTTCGCATATGTGGTTTCATCCAAGAAGGCGCTTCGAGTTCAGGCAGCCAGTTCCCCGCCCAGAATCGCCACATAGCAGTTGCTTTCTGACCGACAGGCTGAATACGATCACCGGGGCGGCACGTAACAGCAACCGTCGCCAAGACGCTGCATCAAGCTGACGACCGTGAAATCATCCTGAGCCTTGGAGACGCTGCTAGCCAATTTCGGCTGCATTCGCGGGTGAACAACGAAGCTCCGCTAGCGCAACGTTGTCGACTTAGTGTGAGACAGTACCAAGGAAGTGGTCGCTCCATCAGAGGATGGGCGGATGTTGCCTTGCATGAGGCAGATGCATAGGGAGGGCCATCGCTACACCGGGATGCTGCGGTCAAGCAACAGGGTTAGCAACAGATGAGCTTTCAAGCGCCGTAGCCAGCGCGGCGAGGGTTCGCGAGGTGGCGCCTCGATGCAGGCCTGCGAAGGTCTGTGCGTGGACACGCATTTCTGCCAGCCGAGCTGGATCGGCCAGCACGCTCGCTGCTGTGCGCATCAGCTCATCGGCATTGTCAACGCGCAGGCAAGCCCCCGCAGTAATTGCATCTTCGGTCGCCTGTGCAAAATTGAAGGTATGCGGGCCAACCAGCACCGGCGTACCAAGCGTACAGGCTTCGATCAGGTTCTGCCCCCCGAGTGGCAACAGGCTGCCACCGATAAAGGCTAGATCCGACGCCGCAAAATACATGGCCATCTCGCCCATCGAATCGCCCAGAATAATATCGGCGCTCAGCGGCAACTGTATGACATTGAGATCCAGTGCACTCCGGCGCTTCACCGAAAACCCTGCGCGAGCTGCCATCGCTGCGACCTCATCAAACCGCTGCGGATGACGGGGGATAAGCAGCAAAGCGGGGCGTGGGACATTGCCCGCCAATGATTGCCAACGGGAGAATGCATCGAGCAACATTGGCTCCTCTCCCTCACGGGTGCTGGCAGCTGCCAGAACTTTGCCCGTGGCAATGAACTTGCGCAATTGCTCGCCCACCGCAACGCCTGCAAGCGCGGGCTGCATATCAAATTTCAAGTTACCAGTGATCTGCACCGCCGACGCACCCAATGCCCGAAAACGCTGTGCATCGCCAGGCGTCTGTGCAAGCACACCGGCAAGATCCTCGTACATGACCGCCGCCGCGCGCCCAAAGCGCGCAGTACGCCGGAAGCTGCGTGGCGACAGGCGCGCATTGACCAGAAACAGGGGGACGCGCGCCTTGCGGGCCCCGCGCACCAAGTTGGGCCAGACTTCCGTCTCCATCAGCAAGCCCACCTGCGGCGCGAAATACCGCATGAACGACCTTACGAGCACGGGCACGTCATATGGCAGGTAGCACTGCAGGATGCGCGGCTCTTTGCCGAACAATTGCGCACCGGTCTGGCGCCCAGTCGGAGTCATGTGTGTCAGCAGCAAGCGATGACGCGGATAAGCGCTCAGCAGCGCATCGATCAGCGGCTGCGCGGCGCGGGTCTCGCCTACTGAAACAGCGTGGACCCATAGCCATGGCCCCTTCCGAGGCAGCCCTCCGTATAGACCTAGGCGTTCGCCGACATGATGCATGTAGTCCGGCTCCTTACGCGCGCGCCAAGCTAAGCGCAGCAATGCAACCGGCAGCACCACGAACCACAACAAGCTATATACCAAACGCAGCATCAGCCAGCCACTCCGCGCACGCGGCAAGCCGCTTCGTAGACCTCATCGACCGACGGCACCACGCCGTCGTCCCCGACATTGGCGATCCGTTCGGACCAGTAGCCTTCAGTCTTCCATCGCCACGTTGCCGTATAAATCTCAACCGTGGGCCGACACAACGCCGCTGCGATATGGATTAAGCCCGTATCGACCCCGACCACCACCTCGGCCCGGTTGATCAGCCCAAAGCCCTGTAATACGGAGAAGCGCGGCAACACCCTTGCGTACGGCACACCAGCACGGATCTCTTCGGCTGCCCGGCGTTCCTGGTCACTGCCCCACGGCAGCAGGACCGTCAGACCTTCATCCGCCAGCCGCGTGCCCAGCGCATGCCAGTTATGCACTGCCCATTTTTTACGCGCGTCGGCAGTGGCGTGGAAGCACACGGCATAGCGCGGAGGCAGGTCACCCCACAGCGGATCGTCCACATGGAGCGACTGGGCGGCATGCCCGAAAAACTGCGGTGGTGCCAGTGGCGCAACCCCGGTCAGCGCTGCACCGAGCAAGCGCGAGCGCTGCACTGAATGCGTCCGGCGCGGCACGCTTATCGCATCGGTATACAAGAGCCGCGCTGCCGGCTCATAGCCTGAACCCAGCGTGGCATTGCCTAACCCGATAATCGGCGCACCAGACGCGCGCATGGCGAAGCGCGCAACCAACGCGGTCTTAAGCAAACCCTGACTCTCGATCACCGCGTCATAGCGATCCTGCTGCAAGGCGTGACGCACCTCGCCCACCTCACGCCAAGTTCCCTTGTCCAAGACGCGCTTGCGCCAACGCCGCAGCGCAAACGGGATCACCCTGCGCACCTCCGGCAATAGCCGGACAAGTCCGACATAGCCCTCTTCCACCATCCAATCGATTTCGGCACCGGCCCAGCGCGAGCGCAGATCGTGCACCAACGGCATGTTGTGCACCACATCACCGAGCGACGACACCTTGACCAACAGGATGCGTGGCCGTTCTGGCAGTGTGAATGGGACCGCGGCCGGCGTGGGCCGTAGCACACCAGTGGCGCCCGCTGATTCCGCTGACACCGCCGCGCGCTTAGAACGGGAACTGAGCATCCGGCTTCTCTGCTAAGATCACGCGCTTGAACTCCTCCTGGATCCGCACCAGCGCAGCGTCGCTATCCGCCTCAAAACGCATCACCACCACCGGAGTGGTGTTGGACGGGCGGGCCAAGCCGAAACCATCGGCATATTCAACGCGCACGCCGTCGATGGTGATCACCTCGCGCGCGCCCTCGAATTTCGCGCTCGCCTTGATCTTGTCCAGCAGTGTGAACGACTCACCCTCAGCACATTTGAGCTGCAGTTCCGGCGTGTTCAGCGCATTCGGCAACGCATTCAGCACGGCGCTAGGATCTGCGTAGCGCGACAGGATCTCCAGCAGACGTGCACCCGTGTATAGGCCGTCGTCAAAGCCATACCAGCGATCCTTGAAGAATACGTGACCGCTCATCTCGCCCGCGATAGGCGCGCCCGTTTCCTTCAGCTTCGCCTTGACCAACGAATGCCCGGTCTTCCACATCAGCGGCTCACCACCGTGTTGGCGTATCCACGGCGCGAGCTTACCAGTGCATTTGACGTCGTAAATCACCTGTGCGCCCGGATTGCGCGACAGAATTTCCTGCGCAAACAGCATTAGCTGGCGGTCGGGAAAAATCACCTGGCCATCCTTGGTCACCACGCCGAGACGATCACCATCGCCATCGAAGGCCAGTCCGAGTTCGCAGTCGCTCTCGCGCAGAGTTTTCACCAAGTCCTGCAGATTCTCCACATGGGCCGGATCGGGGTGGTGGTTTGGGAAATTGCCATCGACATCGCAGAAGAGCTCCGTCACCTCGCAACCGAGGCCACGAAATAGGTCACCGACGAAAGCACCAGCGACGCCGTTGCCGGCGTCGAGGGCAATCTTCATCGGGCGGGCCAACTTAACATGGCTGATGATGCGATCAGGATACTTTTGACGCACATCCACCCGTGTGTAGCCACCCGCTCCACTCTTAAAGCTGCCGCTATCGATGCGCTTGCGCAGTGTCTTGATTTGCTCACCGTAGATCGCCTGGCCGGCCAGCACCATCTTGAAGCCGTTGTAATCGGGCGGGTTGTGGCTGCCGGTGACCATGATGCCTGAGGTGGGCCGCACACCGTTGATTTCAACATTCGTAGCAAAGTAAACCATCGGCGTGGCGACAAGACCGACATCGATGACGTCGAGCCCAGTGGCTTGCAGACCTTCAACCAGGCCGGCGGTCAAGTCGGGGCCAGAGAGACGGCCGTCGCGACCCACCACAACGGTAGCTTCGCCGAGTTCTGCGGCGGCGGAACCGAACGCCAGGCCGATCCGCCGTGCGATGTCGCGGGTGAGCGTCTTGCCAACGATTCCGCGGATATCGTAGGCCTTAAAAATGGAAGAATCCACCCCTTCTTGCGTCTCTTTAGTCATAATTCGATCCACTTCGCATTACAATTGGTTGCGCCATTCTATAGCGAGGCCGCATATAATTCGCGCCTCGAACAGATTTCGTTCGAGCCGGCTAAGCGCCAGTCAGTTCCTTTGCAGATGGGCCGGGACGATCCGGGTCAAGGGCGGCTCCCTTCATTAGTACACGATGGGCGCTGTTGGACGACGAATGAGCAGCAAGTTTCGCCGTCGCTCCGGCAAGCACTTTGGATGCACCGGCATGCTGTCCCACGGGCGATAGGCACACGCCACGGTTCGCGCGTCTCGGCATCCGCCGCAAGCGGGCGGAACGCTGGATCAGTACGTGCTCGCTTTATCGCAAGGATCAGAATGATTGCTAGCAGAACCCTCAGCATTCCCGCCGCCCAAGTCCTGAATTGCGATCGGCATACTGACAAGCGCGGCTACCTACAGGAAATCTATAACGCCATTGACTTTACCCAGGTCACCGGTACCTCGATACCGGTTAGGCAGGTCAACCATACGTTCAGTCACGCGGGCGTGCTGCGCGGCATCCACATCCAGCTTGGCCGCGAGCAGGGGAAACTGGTGCGCGTACTCGAAGGACGCATCTTTGATGTCGCTGTAGATTTGCGCGCTGAATCACCGAATTTTGGAAAGTGGGCCGGCGTGGAACTAGATGCTGACAGCGGTGAAGAGTTGTGGGTTCCGCCTGGTTTTGGTCATGGTTTCCTAGTGCTCGGCAAGCAACCCGCCTCGGTGCTTTATCTCATGACATGCGAGCGCAAAACCGCGATGGAGCGCTCGGTTTGCTGGAATGACCCCAGCCTGGGCATCGCCTGGCCGCTCTCTGATGCCCCCATATTGAGCGAC
This Cupriavidus nantongensis DNA region includes the following protein-coding sequences:
- the rfbC gene encoding dTDP-4-dehydrorhamnose 3,5-epimerase, with the protein product MIASRTLSIPAAQVLNCDRHTDKRGYLQEIYNAIDFTQVTGTSIPVRQVNHTFSHAGVLRGIHIQLGREQGKLVRVLEGRIFDVAVDLRAESPNFGKWAGVELDADSGEELWVPPGFGHGFLVLGKQPASVLYLMTCERKTAMERSVCWNDPSLGIAWPLSDAPILSDRDLTAGKLSALLDELRAEARPA
- the waaA gene encoding lipid IV(A) 3-deoxy-D-manno-octulosonic acid transferase → MLRLVYSLLWFVVLPVALLRLAWRARKEPDYMHHVGERLGLYGGLPRKGPWLWVHAVSVGETRAAQPLIDALLSAYPRHRLLLTHMTPTGRQTGAQLFGKEPRILQCYLPYDVPVLVRSFMRYFAPQVGLLMETEVWPNLVRGARKARVPLFLVNARLSPRSFRRTARFGRAAAVMYEDLAGVLAQTPGDAQRFRALGASAVQITGNLKFDMQPALAGVAVGEQLRKFIATGKVLAAASTREGEEPMLLDAFSRWQSLAGNVPRPALLLIPRHPQRFDEVAAMAARAGFSVKRRSALDLNVIQLPLSADIILGDSMGEMAMYFAASDLAFIGGSLLPLGGQNLIEACTLGTPVLVGPHTFNFAQATEDAITAGACLRVDNADELMRTAASVLADPARLAEMRVHAQTFAGLHRGATSRTLAALATALESSSVANPVA
- the waaC gene encoding lipopolysaccharide heptosyltransferase I, giving the protein MLSSRSKRAAVSAESAGATGVLRPTPAAVPFTLPERPRILLVKVSSLGDVVHNMPLVHDLRSRWAGAEIDWMVEEGYVGLVRLLPEVRRVIPFALRRWRKRVLDKGTWREVGEVRHALQQDRYDAVIESQGLLKTALVARFAMRASGAPIIGLGNATLGSGYEPAARLLYTDAISVPRRTHSVQRSRLLGAALTGVAPLAPPQFFGHAAQSLHVDDPLWGDLPPRYAVCFHATADARKKWAVHNWHALGTRLADEGLTVLLPWGSDQERRAAEEIRAGVPYARVLPRFSVLQGFGLINRAEVVVGVDTGLIHIAAALCRPTVEIYTATWRWKTEGYWSERIANVGDDGVVPSVDEVYEAACRVRGVAG
- a CDS encoding O-antigen ligase family protein — protein: MAIRYNRFAPSRNAGAGHRSSGDGDNNKTDGTAGISHAITFLRKPFSMLLMTRLQGSLPLGIDKALYLSACVVLAAFPALMFVKPSLSNTCYGLLLGWSVIALATGGRAAVAEYGCILRRYWPFMLAMAALPLALLLQQLLTGADDPHVPYLYLRFALFIVLVPGLLRLGRRGMQNIQWGFVACALISALWLHEVAAAGRPSHVGFSNVIPFGNLALLTGMLAVISTGWNRPGEYVQVGVKLLAGFAGLYASYMSGTRGGWIAVPVLVLVSLMASRKLKRIHKGAGLLVLAGFMAATWLSSDRVQQRTMETVSELSQFAHHVTLDTSTGIRLQLWRASLKMLQAHPWAGVGPENYEQALKGLAEQHVVTPLAATMPHAHNDILHTGATLGIPGLIAIFALYLVPVAFFLYHLRSNDRDTQVASAMGLALCCGFMVFGLTEAMFGTTLVNACYSLIMAVCFAYVVSSKKALRVQAASSPPRIAT
- a CDS encoding TolC family outer membrane protein, with the translated sequence MTFAPNAQPGAIRTRLAIAVSLLMPLLGMLPAAPAGAADLLQVYRDAQANDAQFASARAQLLATREKLPQGRAGLLPQVVGTAGANRTKLDQTASVPFGGAPSASGTRFFNNNNWQLQLSQPLFRWDRWETYKQGELAAQAGEVTFHQAELDLITRSAQAYFDVLAAQDNLYLARAQKKAIAEQLEQARRNFEVGTATIVDANDAQARFDLATSTEIAAQSDLEIKRATLQQITGKPVDELMGLRAEAPIPGPQPPDVNAWAAQAETSNLQVNLASYNLETAQRETNKAKAGHLPSVDLVASYGFNNQTGSATQAISTHYNASQIGVQLTLPIFAGGQIQSRVRETLALADKAASDLEFARRTAAQTARQTYSGVSNGLAQVKALEAAERSATSAVESNQLGYEVGVRINIDVLNAEAQLFSTRRDLAKARYDTIMNGLRLKASTGVLQEADVVQINTLLTSVPGSMYKLPVPAQAGVKAPAKAAAAADRRGARRDGGTPRS
- a CDS encoding phosphomannomutase/phosphoglucomutase; translated protein: MTKETQEGVDSSIFKAYDIRGIVGKTLTRDIARRIGLAFGSAAAELGEATVVVGRDGRLSGPDLTAGLVEGLQATGLDVIDVGLVATPMVYFATNVEINGVRPTSGIMVTGSHNPPDYNGFKMVLAGQAIYGEQIKTLRKRIDSGSFKSGAGGYTRVDVRQKYPDRIISHVKLARPMKIALDAGNGVAGAFVGDLFRGLGCEVTELFCDVDGNFPNHHPDPAHVENLQDLVKTLRESDCELGLAFDGDGDRLGVVTKDGQVIFPDRQLMLFAQEILSRNPGAQVIYDVKCTGKLAPWIRQHGGEPLMWKTGHSLVKAKLKETGAPIAGEMSGHVFFKDRWYGFDDGLYTGARLLEILSRYADPSAVLNALPNALNTPELQLKCAEGESFTLLDKIKASAKFEGAREVITIDGVRVEYADGFGLARPSNTTPVVVMRFEADSDAALVRIQEEFKRVILAEKPDAQFPF
- a CDS encoding META and DUF4377 domain-containing protein, with amino-acid sequence MDSRNRLIPFAAAVLVATMLGACTTATAPDLPSAGTNLNQTQPSGPSRWELVRWQQPDGSVREIPHGDNGEPIIFEFNEGIDAAQGTVSGTSGCNRFTGSYGKTETGIRFDRIAGTRMACPPPRMALESALLKAMQTPFSTVGTQPSAGSTGRQIIWKTVDGDLLQFVEREGVGKRGARVEAAGVEKTVYIDSQRVECTGVGKMTCYRWRESPDAPWQLWYGPIEGLDFEPGVSYRLRVREYQVPNPPADASAIRWQLLKVESRTRAQ